A window of Phaseolus vulgaris cultivar G19833 chromosome 4, P. vulgaris v2.0, whole genome shotgun sequence genomic DNA:
GGAGAGAATCTGATGTCAAAATGAAGTTCAATTTAGATTCTGTAACTAACCTGAAAGCATTTGGAATCTATGCCTGTGGAAAATGTTGCAACAACAAGCGCTAGTATTGCAACAACAAAGCTCTGCCAAAAGTCAGTGTCAAATGTCAGTCAATAAGAAGGTAAAGTGATATCATGTTAAGAAAATGAAATCATAGCAATTGTAacaagataaataatttttttcataaaaatgtGTTGATGTTACTCATTAATATGAGAAGATTTCAAACATTAAGTCCAAATTATGAAATAGTAAATATTACAATGATGCTTTGCCAATCTGTTTTGGATTCAGGTTCTGACTTTCTGATGCAATCAGCTCCTGCAGGTTCACTGCACACACAAATATGTTCTAAAGGTCAAATTCAACAGAAATGAAGATAGTAGAAAGCTAGAGGGATCACAAAGGCCAAAAAATGGAAAggaattaaagaaaattaaaacatgGTTTGATTTTACATCCATGTTTCCTTTGGTTTGAACAAAAATCTAAACATTTTGAAGCTGCATGCTTACATAGCTATATCAAATTCCTACCTTCTAATTGCACACCAGCAAAGAAAGACAACATAGAGCCCCATCAACCCTGGACTTAGAATGCCAGCATTCACCTAGTGAGACACATAAATTCCACATAAAGTTATGGCAGGAGATAAAGTAAGTTGAGCAACCAAAAGATCTGCAACAGTACTTACTTTTGGGTGAAGAGATACACTTGTCATGAGTTGGAGAAGCACCAGGGTCCAAGTGATAAAGAAAATGTTGAGGAGGCAAGATGGTAGTGGTGCATACCAAATGTACATCAAAATGATCCCCCCCAAGCAGATAAAATATGAAACAGTTGCAAATAACATCACCTGGATTTGGCTGCACAAAAATTGAAGATAAGTGTAAACGTTTTAGGAAGTATTTTGAGCACTAGACAAGTATTCTGCAAACTGAATTTGATTAACTGAATTTAAGGCATTTTGTACTATGAAAGAAGAATAGCATAACtagtttaatattttcataCCATCTTTCTGCATATTTTTCAGAGGCAAAACAATCAGTCAACCACGTAATGAAGCTGATTATGCTTATTAGTTGAATTAGGAGGAAAACCCTGAAAATTATAGAGAAAATTAAAACTATCACAGATCAGTTCAAGACAAAAATACACTGCAATCATTTAGTTGAGGTGAAAAATAAACATACCCAGCACCAAAATGTGCAACCTCACCTgaccaaaaaaaataaaactgtgTTAAGAGGGATGAATCTAAGCAGCATTTTCTTAGATCAAATAGGAAGCATTAACACTTGGAGGGTTTTCAGAGACACAATTTACCAACCATAGAGCTCAATCAACTTAGAAGGGAGTAAAAATGGGAATATTGTCACAAGGATCAACAGAACAGTCTTGACCAACCACCATCCTGAGTGCCATTCATCTCTGCCTTCCTTCAATTTAGAAGTACCAGCAGTTGACCAAAACATTATCATATAAAACAACTGATAAAGAATTAAGGTTGAAAAACTCAGCATCAATATTGATTAATGATTGACCAAACCAGATTTCTTGCATGTAAAgattcaaatttgaaaaaggATACAAAGCAACCCATGCTCACACGTAGAACACCATCTGCACCCAAGCAGTCTTTTCCAACCTTGCATCCCTTTACTCCTGTGGGTTCAATATATGTTAGAATTCAAGTTACTGGTGTCATAACAACATAATGCTAATCAAACATTTACTGTGGCACTCTTTTTAAACATTTATTGAAAGTCTCTTGTTAGATTCAAATTTCAAAGTTTTTGTTGCAATTTTCTGTTTTTATTACAAGAGTCCATGCAAACTACTCCAATCCAAGAGTCCATGCAATTGTTGTCACATTCACAGGAATTGCCTATATTGTAATATCAAGATCTGTGATGAAAAAAATGCCACCTTGAAAACAGCTTAAAACCTTGCACGTGTTGGAAAGAAAACTCTGTCTATCATACACATGGCATTGACATGACCAAGATTTAAAAGTagcaacaaaaaattaaatgtgatgTGAAAGCTCATGAAGGTTTGAAGCAATCTCACCCTTCAATTGAGTTAAAGCAGTGAGGCTAGAAAGTTCATCACGTGCAGCCCATGCCAGCAGATTGGCCACTAGGAAAATCAAAGCATACACATATCTTGCCAACCAAGGGTTGCAAACATTTCTGAATTGACTATACCATGAAGAATCCTTCAACACTTCACACCTTTGGTTACTCATGTTGCTTTCCCCATTCTCCATCTTCTATCTAATTTTCAACAAATCAATGCAACACTGTGCATTAATGGATTCACAGACACAAAAATATGATCCACACACTCCAATCAAGATCTTCTATTCTTCTCCCCTGCACTGCAATGCATCAAAAGACTAAATATCACATTCTTCCATGCCTCGAATGAAACAgaagaaacaattaaataagAACCAACAATTAGCCTTCAAGTAACCCTGAGAATAATAGTTGTTATAGTTGGTCCTACCAGCCATAGATTCTTTTCATGCTATGCATTATCTTACCTATCATCATAGACTAAATGCTAAACCCCAAAATTTTTGGTATGCCTACCATATATTATTGAAACTCCCTTTATACAACTCTGTAAGAAAAATAGTCCAAcccagaaaaaaaatattcattagaACATTCCTTGGTTCTATAAAGTCTCACCAGAACTTCATCGAATCAGAAACCTCCACCTTGTTGAAGTGGAAAACGGTAAAGCACTGTTTTTTAAAgttcaaaaagaagaaaaaaatggtcTTTAGATTGTCATTTTAACCCCCACCTTCTTAAGTGGCTAAAGTTTATCAtgggttttttttcttttcaattattagTTGTTGGAAAAAGGAAAGTGAAAGAACTTTTTTCACGTCACTTGCTGTAACTATCTTGATGTTGGATTTCCCTTGGCAGTGCTAAGGAGGTGTTTTTGGATTAAAAAAACAACTAAGAAAAGCGTATAATTACCTTTTTCATGAAAAAGAAATCATTTTCAGTTTAAAAACTgctaaaattcaataaataatctCACCATCATTGTTAACATTCTTAAAATGTAGAAATAATTTAATCGACCACAGTTgtcaatttcaaataaaaaaagcacaagtgggtgagtgaaaaaattaaaatttgtctgttgaaaaaaaaattaaaatcagaatgaagcaaaataaagaacataatatatatttagagATTTTCCAACTTTAATAGTATCTAAAAGAAGAGAACAATTTGGAAGAGATATTCGTTTTCCCATACCTCGAAGTAAGCGTCCAATTTTTCGTTAATTTCCCTTTCAGATTTTCTCAGCAAACAAGAATCGATCAAACTTATGTGTTCATCAGTTCCATACACATGTACATATTTGTTACAAACTATAATCTATAATATTTATAGTAATGTTTACATTATAAAATAACAGTTCACACGAACGATAAAGATTCAATGAACACAACTGAGAAAACAAAAACACAGGTAGAAATTTCTCTATTTAAACATTCACAAAGTAGAATGCAAAACATGAAACCACATAGCAGCAAAAACATCAGGAATCAATGGAATCAAGTTCAAAAATTTATCAGAATCAATCAAGTAGTAAGAAACTGAAGATGGGGTTTAAGTTTGATTCTTactatttctattattaaaaatagtCTGATCAATACATGCTTAGAAGGCATGTTTTGCACTGATACTTCAGATAACATCAATCATATTAATCAATGAAAAAATATGATGAACAGTACCTGAAGATGATCAGAATCACTGTAGAAGAGAATTGATGAGGATGATGAAGAAGAACTAGTATAAGGTAATAACATGGAGACAGAAAAAGAACTGTGTTGGTGTTGGTTCTTGGAGAAGCTTTGATGATGATTATTTTCCATTAcaatctctctctctttcttctctCATTAAGAGACACAAAAAAACCaaacacagagagagagagagggaatAGTTGGTGCAACTGTGTTGTTGTTTTGAGTGTTTAAAAATGATGATAAAGAAGGATCAGAGACACTTAAGACTTGTTGTGAGACAGCGACATATAGGTGGCGAGGTTGCTTTTCGGTGGTTTCTCTTtgctttttccttcttttttttcttttctccgcCGTAAGCTCAAGCTTCATGCACTTTCtatcttctctttctctctcccaaTAGGTTCCCTTTCAAGCTAAACTATATATTCTTCCCCATACAAATCTCTTACTCCATTTTATTCTTCCACTTCAATTCAATTCATTTTTCCACCACATATATACATATTCTTTTCAACCATTATccaatattaaaacaaaatcttcactttcaatcaattatcACTATTCTTATAATAAAAACCAACCATCTAATGGTAATTTATGATTGCATGAACACACTACATGGAACATGTTATGCAAAGTTGTCTCTTGACTTTTATGTGTTATGTATCTAATACTTggtgaaaaaattattatctttaGTGGTTTTATTTAAGATATCATCAACAACTAAGGATAGTATATGTGTTGGGTCATTCCcttacatgaaaaatattttttttctttatttggtaTAAAAGAATAATAGTTGAGTGAAATTAAGAAGGCTTAATTCATTAGGTAATTAATGTAAAGACTATTGTATGATCGAAAGGTGCATGATACTCAAGTCACGACTACACCACTCAAATATAACTCAGTTGCCAAATGCAACTTTCCACTTAATTGTTACAATAatgtatattaaataaaatatgtcaAACTAACACAATGACTTTTTATGaacaatgaaaaataaataatttggaGTATTTGAAGAATGTTTCAACTCTTATACAAGAAATCTAACCTaaagttagattttttttatcgacccTAACCTAAAGTTAGTATTTCCTGATGGACATAGATAACAACAAGGAACAAACAAGATCTAGATGGAAACAAAAACTATAACATGAAGCAAACCATCCAAACAAAATTCTAAAGTTTGACAAAaaaccaattaaaaaaattatccacCCATAAACACCTACTACAGCCAATTATCCACTCATAAACACCTACTACAGCCCTGCCAAAAAATACgagaaaattcaaatttttccTATAAAATCAAATCCAAAAAACCACATGGACTTACTAACGATATTTGTGTTAATCGGGTCCAACACTTCTCAAGACTCAATCCATCTCTATAAATAAGTTGACTAGCACCAAACAAAAATACGTATTCTAATACCATTCATTACTTCATACTGAACACTAATTTAAACATCGAAAATCTTTTTGCAAAAAGCTCCATACAAAGTTACTAACAAAATCAATCCAAAACTAAATCAAGAAGACACATTGAGAAGTGAGGAGAACTTTTTGGTCCCATACAAGAACACAAAGTGTCATAATAAGACAACTTTTTTAGCACATAAACTAATTAGTGAGAAGGTGTGACTTTAAAagagagaagaaggttggtgaAATGAGAGGATAGTAATGATGCATGTACCATCCAGGTCTTAATTGAGTGTAAAGATTAGATTCTAGTGTTTCTTTCACGCCCAACTCAATCATTTGGTTTCATGCTACATACTATTATGTTTTtccaagtaaaacaacaataatgAACACTGTGATCTTTTGTTGCGTGCATGTAGCAACATTACACTGTAACTTTTTTGACATTTCCAAAAGCTGCTTCAATTTTATTCTTCCTATTTTGACTTCTCAATCTCATCAGTTATAATATTCCAGATTCTTATGttatagattattattattaataactaaTCAAAGTTAAAATTTGTTCGCCTTTCTTCAAAACAAATCTCCTTTTCTTATCTTTTCCCTGCAGGTTGAAAGAATATATATTCTGTGTTCAATTTGAGGGAGTTATATATCATATACATCATCTTTTTAACCAAGTATAGATACTTCTAACCTATATTCTTTTAACACATATGCatatattatgtaaaaaaaaactattatataGTTAAGAAGTACACAAGACACACTCTTTTTAAGATATATTCTTATATTgactaaaatttattaaaaacaatatgcAAAATAAAGAGAGAAAATCGTTAAAATTAGGTTTAAAGAATCAAACTTTAgtaatttttaatcaatttcaacctgtaaaaataaatctaaaagaATCTGACAGTCTAATATTAGTTTATATagttcaaaaatatatatatatatatatatatatatattccaatCAATATTCATTTGATACATTATTAATCCCATATATTTCCTATTGCAATTTTCGTAGagatgatttattttttagtaaaattattagaattttttattaaaaattattgaaatagtAAGTCATGTTAAAGTGAGATGAGACGACTTTAGAATATTTAAATGAAAGTCGTGTTAAAATAACACGATTTCAGTATaatcaaattttaactaaagTCGTGTGTAGGTGATACGACTtacataataatttaaaaaaaaatacctattttaataattaagagataaaattatactaaataaataaaagtttctttaTATACATCACAACCACACATCAATTCAAAATTCATTATCTAATAGgacaactatttttttaagcTTAGACAagggtttttttattattgtataaaattattttttgttgtaaTAACGGTATATggaataatattataaaatgatgATAAAATGTGATTAATTTTTACtaatttttgtgtttttgtttgaCAACATAGTATCAAACACAAATTGGTTTTGTCCTTGGATAACATGGGTGGTGTACGTAAGTGAATTAGGCAGCATCCAATGTTGGAAAGAAAAGGTTCCTTTAAATTAGTGGATTTCTGCAGTGAAAGCACATTGTCCATCCTTTATTTGTGTTGAAGTTctcaaaggaaaataaaaagcaaCAACTCATCATCTTTTTTCCATAGGCACACACATAAATATCAACAATGCCCTCAAAATGCTACCTTTCTCATTAACTCTCCTATTTCTGACCACACAATTAATTTTGCAAATCATTAATTCTATTATATGGTGTGCAaatgtttaaaagcaaaaaaatatttaagaaatgcATTTACAAGGAAAGACCTTCTAGTTAAAAAAAGTCAAAGAAGGTTTCCATCCTCCCTTTAAACTCTATAAAGTGTTGTTGATTTTGGTTAATGATGTCTCTGATTTTCGATTTTCTGTCACTGTATATGGTGTATTTGTAAAACGTCGTAAGTTAATGTTTCATTTGAATAATTGAGtgtaataaatattgtttagtgTGTACATATGCGTATATCTGTTTATAAGATAATGATGAGTCTCTATTGAGATTAAAACAAGTAATCAGGTTAATCTTcagatttgaaataaaatttcgtTGATAACAAAAAGCTTCGTGTAAGAAGGTGGTTATGAAGTAAAGTCGTCTTCTTACAACAAAACGATTTGTGTAAGAAAGCGGTTATGAAGTAAAGTCGTCTTCTTACAACAAAGCGATTCGTTTAAGAAGGCAACtatgaaagaaataaaatttcgTACAATAATTACATTAATCATTTTATATTAAGAAATTTTTGGAAGATTTATGGAAACAATAATGACCATGTATCGAACAAGTATTCAGTAACTATATTATCTAAGAACCCTAAAATGAGAATTTAATTTGAATGGCCTCATACATAATAATTTGCAGTGAATGATTAAAACCGAGTTTGATTATTGGTTTAGGTCACGCACTGTTTTGTAATGATTCAAAGGAAAAGATGAGTTGAAGGAATTTGATTCTTTAGAATTGGTGAAGATGATGGCAATAACGTGTAGATGTATAACTCACATTAAAAACCATTACGAAATTGAGAAGGGAAAATACGTACATAAAGTAACCATACATAAAACGTGAAAGAAAGATGTGGTATACCAATACACTACGCAACAAAGTTCTTTTTTTGCTATTTACCATTcaaacattcattttttttcttttcttttctctatttATTTACTCTCTACCAAATGGGAAAAATTTCTCTCTTATCTAATATTATCCATGTTCAAAGAGAATTCACTTGTAAACACTTAATGCTCAAATtagtattaaataaaatatcaatgtTTTATTTGAATGGTACAATTATATATATGGTTACTAGAAattgttataaatatatatatatatatgatgaatTCACTCATATAGATCTACaagatttcaatttttattcatcactcaattaattataatttttaattgggATAGGAATTGAGATATAACAAACAACACATTAAACaacaactaatttagatataaaaataattaatcattatatccatgaagtatataatattttataaattaaaaaattatttatatataaagtaatttttattattaataaaatttataaaataatttctaaactaGGATTTagctttaaaaataataaatagttttagAAAACCCCTCAGATAGATTTATAAAGAATAGGTGATTGCTTTATTCACTAATCATTAACTAATCTTAcaaatatttaacaaaatttagtattaattaatgAGACAATTTCAATTCAATGAAAGTTATTACGCTTTTTCTTGATATGGTCCTATATAGACCATTggaaataatagtaataatcatttaaaaaaattcaattaagtcattttttttttaaatccaatccctatttttccaatttaattaaataattttaatataatatttaattttaaataaacaacCATTTTTTATTGGAATTTGATAACATGATGGATTGAATCTTTGCCATACACACTTATCTCAACATAGTTATATATACAACATTAGTTTGattgatatataattttgtaatgaAAAAATGTGAATTGTGGACTTAAAATGCCTTTTCCCAAAGttatttatacaaataaatCTTCATATTGACTAAAAACTTACTCTCTTCAGAAATTACATATGAGCAATTGCCAAATTAATTTCCCATTcactaaaattttcaaaaattcattcttatttttttttacaggaCTATTTACTACTAGTAAATCAttcaatcaaaattaattttaaaaaaaattatcatattaactaaattaaatatttttttttaaaataaaaaaattattgatatctaaattagtttttattactaaaaaatagtttttaagtggatatttaattaactatcaattatcattaaataacaaatttaaaactatttaccaataataaaaaccaaaaatatttttcggGAAAGGAATGTGTatgctgataagttgactaatttattatttattcatagataatcatttcattgatataatagactttcatctagtttgttcttagaattctttattaataggtatagtttacctatgtatcatttttgttaatatatgagttttggtctagtcttcccatatttttgtatatttttttcttttttttaataatacttttttcatgtgatgacaaatgattgttgttacttgaggggTTAGTCTAGCTCAGATGTCAATtagcatagtgatgcctaacatcaaaattttttattaaaaaaatattatttaatttaatcaatatagtaattaattatttttagtttataaaattaattttttagtgaTCATAATCAATAGCCTGAGTTTATTTTAAGCAAAATTCAGAAGAAAAAATTGTGGTTTTACACTTTGAATACAAAATTGATATCGAAGCTTGAAAAAGTTGACTTAACATTAACTAAGAAACATGTTTTGATTGATGATCATGTGGGTTTCGAAGTTGAAGTGCGATGACATCTAAACATGTTGAAAAGGATTTTGTGTCTGTGTCTCTGTGTCTCCCTCTGTCACACAATTTACCTATTCAACACACTCAAGGGTATGACCCACATGTGTAGGATAAACCCTAGAacttaagaatgaaaaaaaaaaaaaaaaaacataatttctagcaaaagaagaaaaaggaagacaaaATGGTGACTAAATTCACTTTGGGGTTATTCAAGTTTCCAAATTTCAATGAGTTCAAGACctaaaaaacaagtttttaagTGCTTCTCAGCAAAAAAAATTCCCAGTTCAAAAgggttttaataatttttaaagaaaCTTGAAATGATGaagtttaaaagtattttaatgtTTATGTCGTGTCTAATTTTTTATCGGATTTGAAATAAGAAATTATTATAATTCAATAGAGGAATTGgtaaaatgtatattttatatagtCATTAAATGATTTAAACAATGAAATTATTTATCTACAGATTAAGCCTAACTTCTAAGTTTAGCAcaaatcttaaaagatttataattatattttatatctcacataattaaattttaaaaaaataattaattattatattaattaagtatatgttttataattaaaaaaattattattttatattattaatagaagtgtataaaatagtatttgataaaattaatataataaatttttttttttctagaattaattattatttaatgattttttttttatcaacacaTATGTTATAAATACTCAAATTTTATAACgagatatttataaatttggtttatactcaaatttcttttattaacattaatttataaatgaCGCATTTATAAACCATCAAAAAGAAGTATTgcattattaaatatattctaattttttttaattaaaatttccaAATACCtttgttattaaatatttttaatttttttatatgaattctCACTCTTTTTGGGTAAACATATTTACGTAATCCGTTAACCTATTATTAGCTGTATTAAGGTTTTGAAGTCTCTCTctcttttcaaatttttttggGATCAGTTTTGGTCAcagacaaaaaaaattcaatagtGTAGGCCCAACTAAAAACTCAGCTATGGGAGTTTCTTCTTCCACCCCTAtatatttcttcctgcacccctacattctttaaaatacaaaaattatccTTTCAGAGTTTTATATGATTCCAGAATAGGAGTTCTGTATGCAAAAAAGAAatgttttcagaaaaaaaaaatattacagaaTATCTTTTctggaatatattttttgatttccaaattgataaatatgaacctgtctagtgggaaattcgtctaaagcttcaatgaagaatgatatgttggacttcaacgtgattaagtttttcggtattaagactcgtagtggtaaagtttttcgtcctcttcctattagatgggaatttccttcaccaggctgggtcaaaattaatactgatggggctgctaggggtatcctggtcttgctacttgtggagatatttttcgtgggagtatgggagaatttatt
This region includes:
- the LOC137838057 gene encoding uncharacterized protein, which gives rise to MENGESNMSNQRCEVLKDSSWYSQFRNVCNPWLARYVYALIFLVANLLAWAARDELSSLTALTQLKGVKGCKVGKDCLGADGVLRVSMGCFLFYMIMFWSTAGTSKLKEGRDEWHSGWWLVKTVLLILVTIFPFLLPSKLIELYGEVAHFGAGVFLLIQLISIISFITWLTDCFASEKYAERCQIQVMLFATVSYFICLGGIILMYIWYAPLPSCLLNIFFITWTLVLLQLMTSVSLHPKVNAGILSPGLMGLYVVFLCWCAIRSEPAGADCIRKSEPESKTDWQSIISFVVAILALVVATFSTGIDSKCFQFRKSDPPAEDDVPYGYGFFHFVFATGAMYFAMLLIGWNSHHSMKKWTIDIGWTSAWVRIVNEWLAVCVYLWMLVAPIIWKSRHADSTT